Proteins encoded together in one Mastacembelus armatus chromosome 15, fMasArm1.2, whole genome shotgun sequence window:
- the nanp gene encoding N-acylneuraminate-9-phosphatase — translation MDTQAVKAILFDLDNTLIETSRAGSVAIEKTSDLLRTTLGLDDNTTRKICDRFKHKLLHESFDPAAGRSIDDVRVSHWEESIQETVGSISTPSLAAQCYYLWKNSRLEMLTLSPEVCKLLKQLHSRYRLLLLTNGEAQSQKEKVKAAKCEEFFDAIVIAGEYVEQKPFLSIFTLCFNMLEVEAQNCVMVGDSLDTDIQGGFNAGVRATVWISNAGGAVQDASVKPDYTIPTVLGLPDVLAQLN, via the exons ATGGACACTCAGGCTGTGAAGGCAATACTGTTTGACCTGGACAACACGCTCATTGAAACCAGTCGGGCAGGTTCAGTGGCGATAGAAAAG ACCAGTGATCTTTTGAGGACCACACTGGGCCTCGATGACAACACCACCCGTAAAATTTGTGACAGGTTCAAGCACAAACTTTTGCATGAGAGCTTCGACCCTGCTGCAGGCAGATCCATAGATGACGTCCGTGTGAGTCACTGGGAGGAGAGCATTCAGGAGACTGTCGGCAGCATTTCCACACCTTCACTGGCTGCTCAGTGCTACTACCTGTGGAAGAATAGTCGTCTAGAGATGCTCACTCTGTCCCCTGAGGTGTGCAAGCTCCTcaaacagctgcacagcagatacaggctgctgttgctgaCCAACGGAGAAGCTCAGAgtcagaaagagaaagtgaaggCAGCCAAGTGTGAGGAGTTCTTCGATGCCATTGTTATTGCTGGAGAATATGTGGAGCAGAAACCATTCCTTTCCATCTTCACGTTGTGTTTCAACATGCTGGAGGTGGAGGCCCAGAACTGTGTAATGGTGGGGGACTCTCTGGACACAGACATTCAGGGGGGCTTTAATGCTGGAGTACGGGCTACAGTTTGGATCAGCAATGCAGGAGGTGCTGTGCAAGATGCGTCCGTGAAACCAGACTACACTATTCCTACTGTGCTGGGCCTGCCAGATGTTCTGGCACAACTTAACTAA
- the polr1b gene encoding DNA-directed RNA polymerase I subunit RPA2 isoform X1, with product MDYSTKWSNLPQGPSLRNLTDRGFGVLKEAQHAAVQDLTKAHIESFDQAVTDGLSRVVQAIPPLEFTVKNERIALSFVEATIYSPVVSKGSICREMKVFPAECRGRRCSYKGKLVADISWSINGVPKGIIKQSLGQVPIMVKSKLCNLHGMSPKELVEHHEEAEEMGGYFIVNGIEKVIRMLIMPRRNYPIAMSRPKWKSRGQGYTQYGVSMHCVKEEHTAINMNLHYLENGTVMLNFIYQKELFFLPLGFALKALVDFTDFQIYQELIKGHEDNSFYKSCASEMLRIVMEEGCTTRSKVLNYLGERFRVKMNLPEWYTNEQCANFLLDECICIHLKSDVEKFYLLCLMTRKLFTFAKQECMEENPDSIMCQEVLTPGQLYLMFLKERMAAWLVSVKLSFDKRGSRLSGVWSAENMIKLFNMGTDVTKPFEYLLATGNLNSRTGLGMLQNTGLCVVADKLNFIRYLSHFRCVHRGAAFAKMRTTSVRKLLPESWGFLCPVHTPDGEPCGLMNHMTASCEIVALTLPTTSLPALLCSLGVTPVDGSPGQTFSDCYPVVLDGALVGWVENEIAQVVADSLRRFKVLREKKIPPWTEIVLVPKTGKASLYPGLFLFTTPCRMVRPVRNLALGKQELIGTFEQLYINVGILEDEIKPGVTTHQELFPHSMLSVVANFIPYSDHNQSPRNMYQCQMGKQTMGFPLHSFMDRTDNKLYRLQTPQSALVRPYMYDYYNLDNYPSGTNAIVAVISYTGYDMEDAMIVNKSSWERGFAHGSIYKTELVDLADKVRGEDSVVFGTKPGDPKVSDKLDADGLPHIGSTLHYGDPFYSYINLNTGQTFITYYKSHEACVVDNIKICSNDTGSGLFKRVCITVRVPRNPTIGDKFASRHGQKGILSRLWPAEDMPFTESGMMPDILFNPHGFPSRMTIGMLIESMAGKSGALHGLSHDATPFSFSEESSALEYFGEMLRAGGYNYYGTERLYSGLSGQELEADIFIGVVYYQRLRHMVSDKFQVRTTGARDKVTNQPVGGRNIQGGIRFGEMERDALLAHGTSFLLHDRLFNCSDRSVAQVCVDCGSLLSPLLEKPPPCWSAMRHRKTVCTLCGRSDSIESVSVPYVFRYFVAELAAMNIKVKLHVK from the exons ATGGACTACTCAACAAAGTGGAGTAATTTACCTCAAGGTCCGAGCTTAAGAAACCTGACAGATAGAGGCTTTGGCGTCCTGAAGGAGGCTCAACATGCGGCTGTTCAGGATCTAACCAAAGCTCACATCGAGTCGTTTGACCAGGCGGTCACTGACGGACTGAGCCGCGTCGTGCAG GCCATCCCACCACTGGagttcacagtgaaaaatgagagGATTGCCCTTTCGTTTGTGGAAGCCACCATCTACAGCCCTGTGGTTTCCAAAGGGAGCATCTGCAGGGAAATGAAGGTGTTTCCTGCAGAGTGCCGGGGAAGAAGATGCTCATACAAAGGAAAGCTGGTG GCAGACATCAGCTGGTCGATCAACGGAGTCCCCAAAGGCATCATCAAACAGTCGCTGGGTCAGGTGCCAATCATGGTGAAGTCCAAGTTGTGTAACCTGCATGGCATGTCCCCCAAAGAGCTCGTCGAACATCATGAAGAAGCAGAG GAAATGGGAGGGTATTTTATTGTAAACGGAATTGAGAAGGTTATCCGAATGTTGATAATGCCCAGGAGGAACTATCCCATTGCTATGTCCAGGCCTAAGTGGAAGAGCAGGGGCCAGGGATACACTCAGTATG GCGTTTCCATGCATTGTGTAAAGGAAGAACACACAGCCATCAACATGAACCTACATTATCTGGAAAATGGGACAGTGATGCTGAACTTCATCTATCAGAAAGAGCTCTTCTTCCTCCCACTAGGGTTTGCACTCAAG GCACTGGTGGACTTCACAGACTTTCAGATCTACCAGGAGCTCATCAAGGGCCACGAGGACAATTCCTTTTACAAGAGCTGTGCGTCAGAGATGCTACGCATTGTCATGGAGGAGGGCTGCACCACCCGCAGCAAGGTGCTCAATTACCTTGGAGAGCGCTTCAGGGTTAAAATGAACCTTCCTGAGTGGTACACAAATGAGCAGTGTGCCAACTTCCTGCTGGA TGAGTGCATCTGTATCCACCTCAAGTCAGATGTAGAGAAATTCTACCTTCTGTGTCTGATGACGCGGAAACTTTTCACGTTTGCCAAGCAGGAGTGCATGGAGGAGAACCCTGACAGCATCATGTGTCAGGAAGTGCTCACTCCTGGTCAGCTCTACCTCATGTTTCTTAAG GAAAGAATGGCTGCCTGGTTGGTGTCCGTGAAGCTGTCCTTTGACAAGAGAGGCAGCAGACTGAGTGGAGTATGGAGCGCTGAGAACATGATTAAGCTGTTCAACATGGGCACTGATGTGACTAAACCCTTTGAATATCTGCTGGCCACTGGGAACCTCAACTCCAGGACAG GTCTTGGCATGCTGCAGAACACGGGCCTGTGTGTAGTAGCTGACAAGCTCAACTTCATCCGCTACCTGTCCCATTTCCGCTGTGTGCACAGAGGAGCAGCATTCGCCAAGATGAGGACAACTTCTGTTCGTAAGCTGCTGCCTGAGTCCTGGGGCTTCCTGTGTCCCGTCCACACCCCGGACGGAGAGCCCTGTGGCCTCATGAACCACATGACAGCCAGCTGTGAGATTGTGGCTCTGACTTTGCCCACCACATCGCTCCCCGCTCTGTTGTGTTCTCTCG GTGTTACACCAGTGGATGGATCTCCTGGTCAGACCTTTTCAGACTGCTACCCCGTGGTGCTTGATGGTGCTCTTGTAGGCTGGGTGGAGAATGAAATAGCCCAAGTTGTGGCTGACTCACTGCGCAGGTTTAAG GTACTGAGAGAGAAGAAGATCCCTCCCTGGACTGAGATTGTTCTGGTTCCCAAAACAGGGAAGGCCAGCTTGTATCCAGgcctcttcctcttcacaaCACCCTGTCGTATGGTGCGGCCCGTACGCAACTTAGCTCTCGGAAAGCAGGAGTTAATCGGCACCTTTGAACAA CTTTACATAAATGTGGGCATCTTAGAGGATGAGATCAAGCCAGGAGTGACCACACACCAGGAGCTGTTTCCACACAGTATGCTCAGCGTGGTGGCTAACTTCATCCCATACTCCGACCACAACCAGAGTCCTAGGAACATGTATCAGTGTCAGATGG GTAAGCAGACTATGGGTTTCCCCCTACACTCCTTCATGGATCGCACAGATAACAAGCTGTACCGGCTCCAGACTCCACAGAGCGCACTGGTCAGGCCCTACATGTATGACTACTACAACCTGGACAACTACCCGAGTGGCACAAATGCCATTGTGGCTGTCATATCCTACACAGGCTACGACATGGAAGATGCAATG ATTGTGAACAAGTCATCATGGGAAAGAGGCTTTGCCCATGGAAGTATATACAAGACTGAGCTGGTCGACCTGGCAGACAAGGTGAGGGGAGAAGACAGTGTGGTGTTTGGCACCAAGCCAGGCGACCCTAAAGTGAGTGACAAGCTGGATGCCGATGGACTACCTCACATTGGATCAACACTTCACTATGGGGACCCTTTCTACAGCTATATCAACCTCAACACTGGCCAGACCTTCATCACCTACTACAA GAGCCATGAGGCCTGTGTTGTGGACAATATAAAGATCTGCAGCAATGACACTGGCTCAGGCCTTTTCAAACGTGTCTGCATCACTGTACGAGTGCCACGAAACCCCACCATTGGTGACAAGTTTGCCAGCCGCCACGGTCAGAAGGGCATCCTGAGCCGCCTGTGGCCGGCAGAGGACATGCCTTTCACAGAGAGCGGCATGATGCCTGACATCCTGTTCAACCCCCATGGCTTCCCCTCTCGCATGACCATCGGGATGCTGATTGAGAGCATGGCCGGCAAGTCTGGTGCCCTTCATGGCCTGAGCCATGATGCCAcacctttctctttctctgaggAGAGCTCTGCGTTGGAGTACTTTGGTGAAATGCTCCGAGCTGGAGGTTACAACTATTACGGCACAGAGCGGCTGTACAGTGGCCTGAGTGGTCAGGAGCTAGAGGCAGACATCTTCATTGGAGTTGTTTACTACCAGCGGCTACGTCACATGGTCTCTGACAAGTTTCAGGTGAGAACCACAGGAGCACGAGACAAGGTGACCAACCAGCCCGTGGGAGGGAGAAACATCCAGGGAGGCATCCGTTTCGGGGAGATGGAACGAGACGCCCTGCTGGCACACGGAACTTCCTTCTTGCTTCACGATCGCCTCTTCAACTGCTCGGACCGATCAGTGGCTCAGGTGTGTGTTGACTGTGGCAGCCTGCTCTCCCCTCTGTTAGAAAAACCACCACCCTGCTGGTCAGCAATGCGCCACCGTAAGACTGTGTGCACCCTGTGTGGCCGAAGTGACTCTATTGAATCAGTGTCTGTTCCTTACGTTTTCCGCTACTTTGTAGCTGAGCTTGCAGCAATGAACATTAAAGTGAAATTACATGTTAAGTGA
- the polr1b gene encoding DNA-directed RNA polymerase I subunit RPA2 isoform X2: MKVFPAECRGRRCSYKGKLVADISWSINGVPKGIIKQSLGQVPIMVKSKLCNLHGMSPKELVEHHEEAEEMGGYFIVNGIEKVIRMLIMPRRNYPIAMSRPKWKSRGQGYTQYGVSMHCVKEEHTAINMNLHYLENGTVMLNFIYQKELFFLPLGFALKALVDFTDFQIYQELIKGHEDNSFYKSCASEMLRIVMEEGCTTRSKVLNYLGERFRVKMNLPEWYTNEQCANFLLDECICIHLKSDVEKFYLLCLMTRKLFTFAKQECMEENPDSIMCQEVLTPGQLYLMFLKERMAAWLVSVKLSFDKRGSRLSGVWSAENMIKLFNMGTDVTKPFEYLLATGNLNSRTGLGMLQNTGLCVVADKLNFIRYLSHFRCVHRGAAFAKMRTTSVRKLLPESWGFLCPVHTPDGEPCGLMNHMTASCEIVALTLPTTSLPALLCSLGVTPVDGSPGQTFSDCYPVVLDGALVGWVENEIAQVVADSLRRFKVLREKKIPPWTEIVLVPKTGKASLYPGLFLFTTPCRMVRPVRNLALGKQELIGTFEQLYINVGILEDEIKPGVTTHQELFPHSMLSVVANFIPYSDHNQSPRNMYQCQMGKQTMGFPLHSFMDRTDNKLYRLQTPQSALVRPYMYDYYNLDNYPSGTNAIVAVISYTGYDMEDAMIVNKSSWERGFAHGSIYKTELVDLADKVRGEDSVVFGTKPGDPKVSDKLDADGLPHIGSTLHYGDPFYSYINLNTGQTFITYYKSHEACVVDNIKICSNDTGSGLFKRVCITVRVPRNPTIGDKFASRHGQKGILSRLWPAEDMPFTESGMMPDILFNPHGFPSRMTIGMLIESMAGKSGALHGLSHDATPFSFSEESSALEYFGEMLRAGGYNYYGTERLYSGLSGQELEADIFIGVVYYQRLRHMVSDKFQVRTTGARDKVTNQPVGGRNIQGGIRFGEMERDALLAHGTSFLLHDRLFNCSDRSVAQVCVDCGSLLSPLLEKPPPCWSAMRHRKTVCTLCGRSDSIESVSVPYVFRYFVAELAAMNIKVKLHVK; this comes from the exons ATGAAGGTGTTTCCTGCAGAGTGCCGGGGAAGAAGATGCTCATACAAAGGAAAGCTGGTG GCAGACATCAGCTGGTCGATCAACGGAGTCCCCAAAGGCATCATCAAACAGTCGCTGGGTCAGGTGCCAATCATGGTGAAGTCCAAGTTGTGTAACCTGCATGGCATGTCCCCCAAAGAGCTCGTCGAACATCATGAAGAAGCAGAG GAAATGGGAGGGTATTTTATTGTAAACGGAATTGAGAAGGTTATCCGAATGTTGATAATGCCCAGGAGGAACTATCCCATTGCTATGTCCAGGCCTAAGTGGAAGAGCAGGGGCCAGGGATACACTCAGTATG GCGTTTCCATGCATTGTGTAAAGGAAGAACACACAGCCATCAACATGAACCTACATTATCTGGAAAATGGGACAGTGATGCTGAACTTCATCTATCAGAAAGAGCTCTTCTTCCTCCCACTAGGGTTTGCACTCAAG GCACTGGTGGACTTCACAGACTTTCAGATCTACCAGGAGCTCATCAAGGGCCACGAGGACAATTCCTTTTACAAGAGCTGTGCGTCAGAGATGCTACGCATTGTCATGGAGGAGGGCTGCACCACCCGCAGCAAGGTGCTCAATTACCTTGGAGAGCGCTTCAGGGTTAAAATGAACCTTCCTGAGTGGTACACAAATGAGCAGTGTGCCAACTTCCTGCTGGA TGAGTGCATCTGTATCCACCTCAAGTCAGATGTAGAGAAATTCTACCTTCTGTGTCTGATGACGCGGAAACTTTTCACGTTTGCCAAGCAGGAGTGCATGGAGGAGAACCCTGACAGCATCATGTGTCAGGAAGTGCTCACTCCTGGTCAGCTCTACCTCATGTTTCTTAAG GAAAGAATGGCTGCCTGGTTGGTGTCCGTGAAGCTGTCCTTTGACAAGAGAGGCAGCAGACTGAGTGGAGTATGGAGCGCTGAGAACATGATTAAGCTGTTCAACATGGGCACTGATGTGACTAAACCCTTTGAATATCTGCTGGCCACTGGGAACCTCAACTCCAGGACAG GTCTTGGCATGCTGCAGAACACGGGCCTGTGTGTAGTAGCTGACAAGCTCAACTTCATCCGCTACCTGTCCCATTTCCGCTGTGTGCACAGAGGAGCAGCATTCGCCAAGATGAGGACAACTTCTGTTCGTAAGCTGCTGCCTGAGTCCTGGGGCTTCCTGTGTCCCGTCCACACCCCGGACGGAGAGCCCTGTGGCCTCATGAACCACATGACAGCCAGCTGTGAGATTGTGGCTCTGACTTTGCCCACCACATCGCTCCCCGCTCTGTTGTGTTCTCTCG GTGTTACACCAGTGGATGGATCTCCTGGTCAGACCTTTTCAGACTGCTACCCCGTGGTGCTTGATGGTGCTCTTGTAGGCTGGGTGGAGAATGAAATAGCCCAAGTTGTGGCTGACTCACTGCGCAGGTTTAAG GTACTGAGAGAGAAGAAGATCCCTCCCTGGACTGAGATTGTTCTGGTTCCCAAAACAGGGAAGGCCAGCTTGTATCCAGgcctcttcctcttcacaaCACCCTGTCGTATGGTGCGGCCCGTACGCAACTTAGCTCTCGGAAAGCAGGAGTTAATCGGCACCTTTGAACAA CTTTACATAAATGTGGGCATCTTAGAGGATGAGATCAAGCCAGGAGTGACCACACACCAGGAGCTGTTTCCACACAGTATGCTCAGCGTGGTGGCTAACTTCATCCCATACTCCGACCACAACCAGAGTCCTAGGAACATGTATCAGTGTCAGATGG GTAAGCAGACTATGGGTTTCCCCCTACACTCCTTCATGGATCGCACAGATAACAAGCTGTACCGGCTCCAGACTCCACAGAGCGCACTGGTCAGGCCCTACATGTATGACTACTACAACCTGGACAACTACCCGAGTGGCACAAATGCCATTGTGGCTGTCATATCCTACACAGGCTACGACATGGAAGATGCAATG ATTGTGAACAAGTCATCATGGGAAAGAGGCTTTGCCCATGGAAGTATATACAAGACTGAGCTGGTCGACCTGGCAGACAAGGTGAGGGGAGAAGACAGTGTGGTGTTTGGCACCAAGCCAGGCGACCCTAAAGTGAGTGACAAGCTGGATGCCGATGGACTACCTCACATTGGATCAACACTTCACTATGGGGACCCTTTCTACAGCTATATCAACCTCAACACTGGCCAGACCTTCATCACCTACTACAA GAGCCATGAGGCCTGTGTTGTGGACAATATAAAGATCTGCAGCAATGACACTGGCTCAGGCCTTTTCAAACGTGTCTGCATCACTGTACGAGTGCCACGAAACCCCACCATTGGTGACAAGTTTGCCAGCCGCCACGGTCAGAAGGGCATCCTGAGCCGCCTGTGGCCGGCAGAGGACATGCCTTTCACAGAGAGCGGCATGATGCCTGACATCCTGTTCAACCCCCATGGCTTCCCCTCTCGCATGACCATCGGGATGCTGATTGAGAGCATGGCCGGCAAGTCTGGTGCCCTTCATGGCCTGAGCCATGATGCCAcacctttctctttctctgaggAGAGCTCTGCGTTGGAGTACTTTGGTGAAATGCTCCGAGCTGGAGGTTACAACTATTACGGCACAGAGCGGCTGTACAGTGGCCTGAGTGGTCAGGAGCTAGAGGCAGACATCTTCATTGGAGTTGTTTACTACCAGCGGCTACGTCACATGGTCTCTGACAAGTTTCAGGTGAGAACCACAGGAGCACGAGACAAGGTGACCAACCAGCCCGTGGGAGGGAGAAACATCCAGGGAGGCATCCGTTTCGGGGAGATGGAACGAGACGCCCTGCTGGCACACGGAACTTCCTTCTTGCTTCACGATCGCCTCTTCAACTGCTCGGACCGATCAGTGGCTCAGGTGTGTGTTGACTGTGGCAGCCTGCTCTCCCCTCTGTTAGAAAAACCACCACCCTGCTGGTCAGCAATGCGCCACCGTAAGACTGTGTGCACCCTGTGTGGCCGAAGTGACTCTATTGAATCAGTGTCTGTTCCTTACGTTTTCCGCTACTTTGTAGCTGAGCTTGCAGCAATGAACATTAAAGTGAAATTACATGTTAAGTGA